A single region of the Pontibacter kalidii genome encodes:
- a CDS encoding ribonucleoside-diphosphate reductase small subunit: protein MEPILQENPNRFVLFPIQHDEVWQMYKKAEASFWTAEEIDLGQDLKDWENLNDGERHFISHVLAFFAASDGIVNENLAVNFMNEVQIPEARCFYGFQIMMENIHAETYSLLIDTYVKKQSEKDFLFNALETVPAVKKKGEWALRWIESENFTERLIAFAAVEGIFFSGSFCSIFWMKKRGLMPGLTFSNELISRDEGLHCDFACLLYRMLVNKLPEERVHEIIKDAVTIEQEFVTDALPVDLIGMNAKLMSQYIEFVADRLLGELGYKKIYGSTNPFDFMEMISLQGKTNFFEKRVGEYQKAGVLGDKDKKMFSLDEDF, encoded by the coding sequence ATGGAGCCAATACTGCAAGAAAACCCAAACCGCTTTGTACTGTTCCCGATACAGCATGATGAGGTATGGCAGATGTATAAAAAGGCAGAAGCCAGTTTCTGGACAGCCGAGGAAATTGATCTGGGCCAGGACCTGAAGGACTGGGAGAACCTGAACGATGGCGAGCGCCACTTCATCAGCCATGTGCTGGCCTTCTTCGCTGCTTCAGACGGCATCGTGAACGAGAACTTGGCTGTGAACTTCATGAACGAGGTGCAGATCCCGGAGGCGCGCTGCTTCTATGGCTTTCAGATCATGATGGAGAACATTCACGCCGAAACTTATTCGCTCCTTATAGATACCTATGTAAAGAAGCAGTCGGAGAAAGACTTCCTGTTCAACGCCCTGGAGACCGTGCCTGCCGTGAAAAAGAAAGGCGAGTGGGCGCTACGCTGGATTGAAAGCGAGAACTTTACCGAGCGTCTGATCGCTTTCGCGGCTGTGGAGGGCATTTTCTTCTCAGGTTCCTTCTGCTCTATCTTCTGGATGAAGAAGCGCGGCCTGATGCCAGGCCTTACCTTCTCCAACGAGCTCATCTCCAGAGACGAAGGCCTGCACTGCGATTTCGCCTGCCTGCTGTACCGTATGCTGGTGAACAAACTGCCGGAGGAGCGCGTGCACGAGATTATAAAAGATGCGGTAACCATAGAGCAGGAGTTCGTGACCGACGCGCTGCCTGTGGACCTGATCGGCATGAACGCCAAGCTGATGAGCCAGTACATTGAGTTTGTGGCCGACCGCCTGCTGGGCGAGCTGGGCTATAAGAAGATTTACGGCTCTACTAACCCGTTTGACTTTATGGAGATGATCTCGCTGCAGGGTAAGACAAACTTCTTCGAGAAGCGCGTGGGCGAGTACCAGAAGGCCGGTGTGCTGGGCGATAAGGATAAAAAGATGTTCAGCCTGGACGAAGACTTTTAA
- a CDS encoding GNAT family N-acetyltransferase, which translates to MLQFKIRALAPDEPPPMQLLLLADPSEEIIFSYLHQSHTFVAEHATEIVGALVFQLQDNSTAEIMNVAVEEDWQGKGIGRQLVAYAIDLARQQSIKRLFVCTGNSTLPALALYKRCGFTIESIDKGYFLRNYPQPIFENGLQCTDRVKLRLEL; encoded by the coding sequence ATGCTACAGTTTAAAATTCGTGCCTTAGCCCCTGATGAGCCCCCACCGATGCAACTGCTTCTGCTTGCCGACCCAAGCGAGGAAATCATATTTTCCTACCTGCATCAGAGCCATACTTTTGTTGCCGAACATGCTACAGAGATAGTGGGCGCCCTGGTATTTCAACTACAAGATAACTCTACTGCTGAGATCATGAATGTTGCCGTTGAAGAAGATTGGCAGGGAAAAGGGATAGGCCGGCAACTTGTAGCATATGCAATAGATTTGGCACGTCAGCAAAGTATAAAGCGGCTCTTTGTTTGCACCGGCAACAGCACACTACCGGCATTAGCGCTTTATAAGCGTTGTGGTTTTACTATTGAAAGTATAGACAAAGGTTATTTCCTGCGAAACTATCCGCAGCCAATCTTTGAGAACGGCCTCCAGTGCACCGACAGGGTAAAATTAAGGCTGGAGTTGTAG
- the metF gene encoding methylenetetrahydrofolate reductase [NAD(P)H] gives MKVTDHFKNANGKTLFTFEILPPLKGENMRTLFSHIDPLMEFKPPFIDVTYHREEYVYKQRENGLLEKITTRKRPGTVGICAAIQNNYKVDTVPHLICGGFNKEETENALIDLHFLGIDNVLVLRGDCVKSEQRFVPEPGGHHYATELIEQVVAMNNGCYLDDEQVSNSCTSFCIGVAGYPEKHFEAPNIKSDLRWLKKKVELGAEYVVTQMFFDNQKYFDFVNRCREEGINVPIIPGLKPMTTKSQLSLLPSLFHIEIPCDLADAIETCPDNKAAAQVGVEWAIQQSKELMEFGVPCLHYYSMGKSGSVRKVAEALF, from the coding sequence TTGAAAGTAACAGACCACTTTAAAAACGCCAACGGCAAAACGCTTTTCACCTTTGAGATACTTCCTCCGCTGAAAGGCGAGAACATGCGGACTTTGTTCAGCCACATCGACCCGTTGATGGAGTTTAAGCCGCCGTTTATTGATGTGACCTACCACCGCGAAGAGTATGTATACAAGCAGCGCGAGAACGGGTTGCTGGAGAAAATTACCACGCGTAAGCGCCCGGGCACGGTAGGTATTTGCGCCGCCATTCAGAACAACTACAAAGTGGACACCGTGCCGCATCTGATCTGCGGGGGCTTTAACAAAGAAGAAACCGAGAACGCGCTCATCGATCTTCATTTTCTGGGGATAGATAATGTGTTGGTGTTGCGTGGCGATTGTGTGAAGAGCGAGCAGCGTTTTGTGCCGGAGCCGGGCGGACACCATTATGCAACGGAGCTGATCGAGCAGGTGGTGGCGATGAACAATGGCTGCTACCTCGATGACGAGCAGGTGAGCAACAGCTGCACCAGTTTCTGTATCGGCGTGGCGGGCTATCCGGAAAAGCATTTTGAGGCGCCGAACATAAAATCGGACCTGCGCTGGCTGAAGAAGAAGGTGGAACTGGGAGCCGAATACGTTGTCACGCAGATGTTTTTTGATAACCAGAAGTACTTCGACTTCGTGAACCGCTGCCGCGAGGAAGGCATCAATGTGCCTATCATCCCGGGCCTGAAGCCGATGACGACCAAATCGCAGCTTAGCTTACTGCCGAGCTTATTTCACATCGAAATCCCCTGTGATCTGGCCGATGCCATCGAGACCTGTCCGGACAACAAAGCGGCGGCTCAGGTGGGTGTGGAGTGGGCTATTCAGCAATCAAAAGAGCTGATGGAATTCGGCGTGCCCTGCCTGCACTACTATTCCATGGGCAAATCAGGATCGGTCAGGAAGGTGGCCGAGGCGCTGTTTTAA
- the metH gene encoding methionine synthase, protein MTKTHPIYTLLRERVLVLDGAMGTMIQRYQLTEADFRGERFKAHPSDLKGNNDLLSITRPDIIRAIHTEYLQAGADIIETNTFSSTSIAMADYHLEHLVYELNYASAKVAREAADEVEAKDPAHKRFVAGAIGPTNRTASLSPDVNNPGYRAITFDQLVEAYYEQVRGLVDGGSDLLLVETVFDTLNCKAALFAIQQFVNDGGKELPIMISGTITDASGRTLSGQTVEAFWHSISHAPILSVGFNCALGARQLKTHIQELSRISDCYISAYPNAGLPNAFGGYDETAEQMGAIVEEYLKEGLVNILGGCCGTTPVHTKVIADLVQKYKPHVPTPVAPLPRYSGLEPLTITPESLFVNVGERTNVTGSKMFARLIVNGQFEEALAVARQQVEGGAQIIDVNMDEGMLDSEQAMTNFLNLIASEPDIAKLPIMIDSSKWSVIEAGLKCVQGKSIVNSISLKEGEEAFKKLARKVRQYGAAVVVMAFDEQGQADTLERRKEICERSYRILVDEVGFPPQDIIFDPNILAIATGIEEHNNYAVDYIEVVKWIKANLPHALVSGGVSNLSFSFRGNDLVREAMHTVFLYYAVQAGMDMGIVNAGMLGVYSEIPTELRDLIEDVIFNRHPEATEKLVTYAETIKGKGKTASAADTSWRETPVEERLKHALVRGIVDYIEDDTEEARQKAVKTLDVIEGPLMAGMSVVGDLFGAGKMFLPQVVKSARVMKKSVAYLLPFMEKEKLASDTSKSTAGTILMATVKGDVHDIGKNIVGVVLACNNYEVIDLGVMVQLDKILAEAEAHKVDIIGLSGLITPSLDEMVYVAQEMERRGMKIPLLIGGATTSRVHTAVKIAPQYSGPVVHVHDASRSVTVVSSLLSSERDSYIAEIKAEYQKVREDHLGRTKDRAFASIEEARANKYKVDWDTTQPVKPSFIGNKTYTNFPLSEIVPYIDWTPFFHTWELKRQYPKILNDPELGTEATKLFNDAQQMLQEIVDKQLLEARAVVGFYPANVEADDTIEVYADDSRGNVLTEFHTLRQQGKKGANVPNLAFSDFIAPKETGVADYIGGFVVSAGFGIEKLLEQYEAEHDDYKSIMVKALADRLAEAFAELMHLKVRRELWGYAPEESLTNEDLIKESYKGIRPAPGYPGCPDHTEKITLFNLLDADRTSGVILTENLAMYPAASVSGLYFSHPESRYFGLGKIGEDQVADIAQRKGMAKEELERWLSPNLNYEPKPVAQQAV, encoded by the coding sequence ATGACCAAAACACATCCGATTTATACTTTGCTGCGGGAACGCGTGCTTGTGCTTGACGGCGCGATGGGCACCATGATCCAGCGTTACCAGCTCACGGAAGCCGACTTCCGCGGCGAACGCTTTAAAGCCCATCCCTCCGATCTGAAGGGCAACAACGACCTGCTTTCCATCACGCGGCCGGACATCATCCGAGCCATCCATACCGAATACCTGCAGGCCGGTGCCGACATCATCGAGACCAACACCTTCAGCTCTACCAGCATTGCCATGGCCGATTACCACCTGGAGCACCTGGTGTACGAGCTCAACTATGCGTCGGCAAAGGTTGCACGTGAGGCAGCAGATGAGGTGGAGGCGAAAGATCCTGCGCATAAACGTTTCGTGGCGGGCGCCATTGGGCCAACCAACCGCACTGCTTCACTCTCGCCGGATGTGAACAACCCTGGCTACCGCGCCATTACCTTCGATCAGTTAGTAGAAGCATACTATGAGCAGGTGCGTGGTTTGGTGGATGGTGGCTCTGATCTGCTGCTGGTAGAAACCGTGTTTGATACGTTGAACTGTAAGGCGGCTCTTTTTGCCATCCAGCAGTTCGTAAACGATGGCGGCAAAGAACTGCCGATCATGATATCCGGCACCATTACCGACGCCAGTGGTCGTACATTGTCCGGGCAAACCGTAGAGGCTTTCTGGCACTCGATCTCGCACGCGCCCATCCTGAGCGTAGGCTTTAACTGTGCCCTGGGAGCCCGTCAGCTGAAGACCCACATCCAGGAGCTCTCCCGCATTTCAGACTGTTACATCAGTGCTTACCCGAACGCCGGTTTGCCGAACGCCTTTGGCGGCTACGACGAAACAGCCGAGCAAATGGGGGCCATTGTAGAGGAATACCTGAAAGAGGGGCTGGTGAACATACTTGGTGGTTGTTGCGGCACGACGCCCGTGCACACCAAGGTCATTGCAGACTTAGTGCAGAAGTATAAACCGCACGTTCCCACGCCGGTCGCTCCTCTCCCTCGCTACAGCGGCCTCGAGCCCCTTACCATCACTCCTGAAAGCCTTTTTGTGAATGTCGGCGAGCGCACCAACGTGACCGGCTCCAAGATGTTTGCCCGCCTGATCGTAAACGGGCAGTTTGAAGAAGCTTTGGCCGTAGCCCGGCAGCAGGTAGAGGGCGGTGCGCAGATCATTGACGTAAATATGGACGAGGGCATGCTCGACTCGGAGCAGGCCATGACCAATTTCCTCAACCTGATCGCCTCCGAACCCGACATCGCCAAGCTGCCGATCATGATCGACTCCTCGAAGTGGAGCGTGATTGAGGCCGGGCTGAAGTGTGTGCAGGGCAAATCCATCGTTAACTCCATCTCGCTGAAAGAAGGTGAAGAAGCCTTTAAGAAACTGGCCCGCAAGGTGCGTCAGTACGGTGCCGCCGTGGTGGTGATGGCCTTCGACGAACAAGGCCAGGCCGATACGCTGGAGCGCCGGAAAGAAATCTGCGAGCGCTCTTACCGCATTCTGGTAGACGAAGTAGGCTTTCCGCCGCAGGACATCATTTTCGACCCGAACATCCTGGCCATTGCCACGGGCATCGAAGAGCATAACAACTATGCAGTCGATTACATTGAAGTAGTAAAATGGATCAAGGCCAACCTCCCACATGCGCTGGTAAGCGGCGGCGTGAGCAACCTGTCTTTCTCCTTTAGAGGCAATGACCTGGTACGTGAGGCGATGCACACCGTGTTTTTATACTATGCCGTGCAGGCTGGTATGGACATGGGCATTGTGAACGCCGGCATGCTGGGCGTGTACAGCGAAATTCCGACGGAGCTGCGCGACCTGATAGAAGATGTGATCTTTAACCGGCACCCGGAGGCAACCGAAAAGCTCGTGACCTATGCCGAAACGATAAAAGGCAAGGGCAAAACAGCCTCCGCTGCTGATACTTCCTGGCGCGAAACTCCGGTAGAAGAGCGCCTGAAACACGCCCTGGTACGCGGTATTGTTGATTACATTGAAGATGACACGGAGGAGGCGCGCCAAAAAGCTGTAAAAACGCTGGATGTGATCGAAGGGCCGCTGATGGCCGGTATGTCGGTGGTGGGGGACCTGTTTGGTGCCGGTAAGATGTTTCTGCCGCAGGTGGTGAAGAGCGCCCGCGTGATGAAAAAGTCCGTGGCCTACCTGCTGCCCTTTATGGAAAAGGAAAAGCTGGCGTCCGATACCTCCAAATCAACCGCAGGTACGATCCTGATGGCGACCGTGAAAGGCGACGTGCACGACATCGGTAAAAACATTGTGGGCGTGGTGCTGGCCTGTAACAACTACGAGGTGATCGATCTGGGTGTGATGGTGCAGCTAGACAAGATCCTGGCAGAAGCTGAAGCCCATAAAGTAGACATCATTGGCCTGAGCGGCCTGATCACGCCCTCGCTGGACGAGATGGTGTATGTGGCGCAGGAAATGGAACGCCGCGGCATGAAAATTCCGCTCCTGATTGGCGGCGCTACCACGTCGCGGGTGCATACGGCCGTGAAGATTGCGCCGCAGTACAGCGGGCCGGTGGTGCACGTGCACGACGCTTCGCGTAGCGTAACCGTGGTCAGCAGCCTGCTCAGCAGCGAGCGCGATAGCTATATCGCAGAGATTAAGGCGGAGTATCAGAAAGTGAGAGAAGACCATTTGGGCCGCACCAAAGACCGCGCCTTTGCCAGTATAGAAGAAGCCCGCGCCAACAAGTATAAAGTTGACTGGGACACAACGCAGCCAGTAAAACCGAGCTTTATCGGCAACAAGACATACACCAATTTTCCACTTTCGGAGATCGTGCCCTACATCGACTGGACGCCATTCTTCCATACCTGGGAGCTTAAGCGCCAGTACCCGAAAATTCTGAACGATCCGGAGTTAGGTACCGAAGCAACCAAACTGTTTAACGATGCCCAGCAAATGCTGCAGGAGATCGTGGATAAGCAGTTGCTGGAAGCGCGCGCGGTGGTAGGCTTTTATCCGGCCAACGTGGAGGCGGATGATACCATCGAAGTATACGCTGACGATTCACGTGGAAATGTGCTGACGGAGTTCCACACCCTGCGGCAGCAAGGTAAGAAAGGTGCGAATGTGCCGAACCTGGCTTTTTCGGATTTCATAGCACCTAAAGAAACCGGCGTAGCGGATTACATCGGAGGCTTTGTGGTGTCGGCAGGCTTTGGCATCGAGAAACTGCTGGAGCAGTATGAGGCCGAGCACGACGACTATAAGTCCATTATGGTAAAGGCCCTGGCCGACAGATTAGCCGAAGCCTTTGCTGAGTTGATGCACCTGAAAGTACGCAGAGAGCTTTGGGGCTACGCACCGGAAGAGAGCCTGACCAACGAGGACCTGATCAAGGAAAGCTATAAAGGCATTCGTCCTGCACCAGGTTATCCGGGCTGCCCGGACCATACTGAAAAGATCACGCTTTTTAACCTGCTGGATGCCGACAGAACATCAGGTGTTATACTGACCGAGAACCTGGCTATGTACCCGGCTGCTTCGGTGAGCGGTTTATACTTCTCGCATCCGGAATCCCGTTACTTTGGCTTGGGCAAAATTGGCGAAGACCAGGTAGCAGATATTGCGCAGCGCAAAGGTATGGCCAAAGAAGAGCTGGAACGCTGGCTCTCGCCGAACCTGAACTACGAGCCAAAGCCGGTAGCACAGCAGGCGGTGTAG
- the rpmA gene encoding 50S ribosomal protein L27, translating to MAHKKGAGSSNNGRESHSKRLGVKIYGGQDIIAGNIIVRQRGTSHHPGKNVGIGRDHTLFALVDGVVEFRKSVKNRSYVSVVPKVEAEA from the coding sequence ATGGCACACAAAAAAGGAGCTGGTAGTTCTAATAACGGCCGCGAATCGCATTCTAAACGACTGGGTGTTAAGATTTACGGAGGCCAGGACATTATCGCAGGTAACATCATCGTAAGACAAAGAGGTACTTCGCACCACCCAGGCAAAAACGTGGGTATTGGCAGAGACCATACTTTGTTCGCCTTGGTTGACGGCGTGGTAGAGTTCAGAAAGAGCGTGAAAAACCGTTCTTACGTTTCTGTAGTACCTAAGGTAGAAGCAGAAGCTTAA
- the rplU gene encoding 50S ribosomal protein L21, with the protein MYAIVEIAGQQTKVESGKFIYANKLSGNEGDAVEFANVLLTDDNGTITVGAPFVDGIKVTGKILGEVRADKVLIFKKKRRKGYKKSRGHRQNYTKVLIESIG; encoded by the coding sequence ATGTACGCAATTGTAGAAATCGCAGGTCAACAGACCAAAGTAGAGAGCGGTAAGTTCATCTACGCTAACAAGCTTTCCGGCAATGAAGGTGACGCCGTTGAGTTCGCCAATGTTCTTCTAACTGATGACAACGGTACTATTACTGTTGGCGCTCCTTTCGTGGATGGTATCAAAGTAACTGGTAAGATCCTGGGTGAGGTAAGAGCTGACAAAGTGCTTATCTTTAAGAAGAAGAGAAGAAAAGGGTATAAGAAGTCGAGAGGTCATCGTCAGAACTATACCAAAGTTCTTATCGAAAGCATTGGTTAA
- the ctlX gene encoding citrulline utilization hydrolase CtlX yields MASRKQTTDTILMIEPTNFCYNPDAAETNKFQKQAEGLTPAEVQTKALEEFRQMVRQLQENGVEVIVVRDVENSCTPDAIFPNNWFSTHQNGQLVTYPMAPANRRGERRQDVIDLLTQKYGYREHVKLEYFEDLPRPAFLEGTGSMVLDRENRIAYAALSPRTEAGPLQAFCDTLKYKPVTFRAYGPTGELIYHTNVMLCVGDTFAVVGMDVVAAGDRERLRQQLEGTGKEIIELTASQTHHHFAGNMLQLRNKQNQRILVMSEAAYTSLSGNQLARLKKHNDYLLYFPIHVIEQCGGGSVRCMIAEIFKPEQV; encoded by the coding sequence ATGGCAAGCAGGAAGCAGACCACCGACACCATTCTGATGATTGAGCCGACCAATTTCTGTTACAATCCGGATGCCGCCGAAACGAATAAATTCCAGAAACAGGCCGAGGGACTAACGCCGGCAGAAGTACAGACCAAGGCGCTGGAGGAGTTCAGGCAGATGGTGCGGCAACTGCAGGAAAACGGTGTGGAGGTAATCGTGGTACGGGATGTGGAGAATTCCTGCACGCCTGATGCCATCTTCCCCAACAACTGGTTCTCGACGCACCAGAACGGCCAGCTGGTGACCTACCCCATGGCTCCCGCAAACCGACGTGGCGAGCGCCGGCAGGATGTGATTGATTTACTCACGCAGAAGTATGGCTACCGCGAGCACGTAAAGCTGGAGTATTTCGAAGACCTGCCCCGGCCAGCATTTCTGGAGGGAACCGGAAGTATGGTCCTCGACAGAGAAAACCGAATCGCTTATGCTGCCTTATCTCCCCGAACAGAAGCCGGGCCGCTGCAAGCGTTTTGCGATACGTTAAAGTATAAACCGGTTACGTTTCGCGCCTACGGACCTACCGGTGAGCTTATCTACCATACCAACGTCATGCTTTGCGTGGGCGATACCTTTGCCGTAGTAGGGATGGATGTGGTAGCTGCCGGGGACAGAGAGCGGCTGCGCCAGCAGTTGGAAGGTACCGGAAAAGAGATCATCGAGCTTACCGCCAGCCAAACCCACCACCATTTTGCCGGCAACATGCTGCAGCTGCGCAACAAGCAGAACCAACGTATACTTGTCATGTCTGAGGCGGCTTATACTTCGCTTTCAGGAAATCAGCTGGCCAGACTCAAAAAGCACAACGACTACCTGCTATACTTCCCGATACACGTAATCGAGCAGTGCGGTGGCGGCAGCGTGCGCTGTATGATCGCGGAAATTTTTAAGCCGGAGCAAGTATAA